The following proteins are co-located in the Acropora palmata chromosome 11, jaAcrPala1.3, whole genome shotgun sequence genome:
- the LOC141858973 gene encoding Golgi apparatus membrane protein TVP23 homolog B-like isoform X1 — MADTDNLDATEDVALNFGDEEEFLSRRKKFRNPVVTVFHLLFRVAAIVAYLLCSWFSDSFITNFIVIVLLLSFDFWTVKNVSGRLLVGLRWWNYVDEDGNSHWVFESRKNNKSVTTAESRVFWLGLVICPLIWMFFLIAALFSLKFKWLLVVAVGLSLNGANLVGYVRCKKDAGKKITTFAGNFLGRQLLNQQVTPPHGRRVPGRFYVQAPSNNSLPQVLPWAQQAPSSNRELPNL, encoded by the exons ATGGCGGATACG GACAATTTGGATGCAACTGAAGACGTAGCGTTGAATTTTGGAGATGAAGAGGAATTTTTGAgcagaagaaagaaattcag gaatccAGTGGTTACAGTGTTTCATCTACTTTTCCGAGTGGCAGCTATTGTGGCTTACCTATTGTGCAGTTGGTTCAGCGACAGCTTTAtaacaaattttattgttattgttttgttattgtcCTTTGACTTTTGGACTGTCAAGAACGTAAGTGGTCGATTACTGGTTGGGCTTAGATGGTGGAATTATGTTGATGAAGATGGCAACAGCCATTGGGTGTTTGAATCAAGAAAG AACAATAAGAGTGTGACAACTGCTGAATCCCGTGTATTCTGGCTGGGTCTGGTCATTTGCCCTCTTATTTGGATGTTCTTTCTAATAGCAGCATTATTTTCGCTTAAGTTTAAATGGCTG cttgttgttgctgttggtCTTTCCCTTAATGGTGCAAACCTTGTTGGTTATGTCCGTTGCAAAAAGGATGCTGGGAAAAAGATAACAACCTTTGCAGGAAACTTTTTGGGAAGGCAACTCCTCAATCAG CAGGTGACTCCTCCTCATGGCCGACGAGTTCCTGGTCGTTTCTATGTTCAGGCACCCTCTAATAATTCTCTTCCTCAAGTATT gcCATGGGCACAGCAGGCACCCAGCAGCAATCGTGAATTACCCAACTtgtaa
- the LOC141858973 gene encoding Golgi apparatus membrane protein TVP23 homolog B-like isoform X2, protein MADTDNLDATEDVALNFGDEEEFLSRRKKFRNPVVTVFHLLFRVAAIVAYLLCSWFSDSFITNFIVIVLLLSFDFWTVKNVSGRLLVGLRWWNYVDEDGNSHWVFESRKNNKSVTTAESRVFWLGLVICPLIWMFFLIAALFSLKFKWLLVVAVGLSLNGANLVGYVRCKKDAGKKITTFAGNFLGRQLLNQAMGTAGTQQQS, encoded by the exons ATGGCGGATACG GACAATTTGGATGCAACTGAAGACGTAGCGTTGAATTTTGGAGATGAAGAGGAATTTTTGAgcagaagaaagaaattcag gaatccAGTGGTTACAGTGTTTCATCTACTTTTCCGAGTGGCAGCTATTGTGGCTTACCTATTGTGCAGTTGGTTCAGCGACAGCTTTAtaacaaattttattgttattgttttgttattgtcCTTTGACTTTTGGACTGTCAAGAACGTAAGTGGTCGATTACTGGTTGGGCTTAGATGGTGGAATTATGTTGATGAAGATGGCAACAGCCATTGGGTGTTTGAATCAAGAAAG AACAATAAGAGTGTGACAACTGCTGAATCCCGTGTATTCTGGCTGGGTCTGGTCATTTGCCCTCTTATTTGGATGTTCTTTCTAATAGCAGCATTATTTTCGCTTAAGTTTAAATGGCTG cttgttgttgctgttggtCTTTCCCTTAATGGTGCAAACCTTGTTGGTTATGTCCGTTGCAAAAAGGATGCTGGGAAAAAGATAACAACCTTTGCAGGAAACTTTTTGGGAAGGCAACTCCTCAATCAG gcCATGGGCACAGCAGGCACCCAGCAGCAATCGTGA
- the LOC141897328 gene encoding ubiquitin domain-containing protein UBFD1-like: MAEEGSVIDSDDKLDSDRKGMKTDVSQDPCREQCCPKNADVDNGNPEMNETTKEDLSAEEKNKDSTEDEPTTSCRETASFRVVWNKKSYEVIFPIDETADCLKQHIENLTGLPVSMQKLMYKGLVKDGSKTLRELNVTNGVKMMVVGSTMNDVMKVTPPPPGALKEEKTTLASSKEPLCKQKMHKKVLDKGKPDDVMPGIKKKKEKLPTIPIAGMYNKYGGKVRLTFKLEVDQLWIGTKERTEKIPMGSIKNVISEPIHGHEEYHIMAIQLGPTEASRYWVYWVPAQYVDAIKDTILGKWQPF, translated from the exons atggcGGAAGAAGGGTCAG TAATAGATTCTGACGACAAATTGGATTCCGACCGAAAGGGAATGAAAACGGACGTTTCTCAGGACCCGTGTCGGGAGCAGTGTTGCCCTAAAAATGCTGATGTTGACAACGGGAACCCGGAAATGAATGAGACGACAAAAGAAGATTTAAGTGCGGAGGAGAAAAACAAGGACAGCACAGAAGATGAACCTACAACCTCCTGTAGAGAGACGGCAAGTTTTAGAGTGGTTTGGAACAAGAAAAGCTATGAAGTCATTTTTCCTATTGACGAAACAGCTGATTGCTTGAAGCAACACATAGAAAATCTGACAG GCTTACCAGTGTCTATGCAGAAGCTGATGTATAAAG GGCTTGTCAAAGATGGCAGTAAAACTCTGAGAGAGCTAAATGTAACAAATGGTGTAAAAATGATGGTCGTAGGTTCCACCATGAATGATGTCATGAAAGTCACTCCACCTCCCCCTGGGgcattaaaagaagaaaaaacaacctTAG CTTCATCAAAGGAACctctttgtaaacaaaag atgcataaaaaagttttagACAAAGGAAAACCAGACGATGTTATGCCTggaatcaaaaaaaaaaag GAAAAGTTGCCGACAATTCCAATAGCTGGGATGTATAACAAATATGGCGGAAAGGTCAGATTGACCTTTAAACTTGAGGTAGATCAACTATGGATTGGAACAAAAG AACGAACTGAGAAGATACCAATGGGCTCaataaaaaatgtcatttctGAACCAATTCACGGTCATGAAGAATATCACATCATG gCCATTCAGTTAGGACCAACAGAGGCATCACGTTATTGGGTGTACTGGGTCCCAGCACAGTATGTTGATGCAATTAAGGACACGATTTTGGGAAAATGGCAACCATTTTAG
- the LOC141858967 gene encoding transmembrane protein 94-like, producing the protein MSKQERKLGNAKDTVRISEIRQSWSWRRREGLMESEGEIIDMDTLEVRCDSEETDDNNEAMGLSSQEALKRLLNALSDELAIFKEVNHCTWRQDLWNTLGQNRHLPMSFISLTFLILEFLVLVLSYGLAGPERSSSLPLVEGIIVLMLTAVNLALCVREERLRRTEMVRSVKDQLSNQDVCWSWMPSDYVDPCTPPCPSISLVHAFRDKELVSVPCNLLVRGDVVVLGPGHSAPAQVQQLFMEPPNSGSLLVLEQGEVFYPSVPQNTSTDTGTKATGTDASRPHPREKFLVMETPFQLSLRKILNDSLKRPVSIPGNEMNYIINHLIEKGLLPVILVLSLTVNILRLVLLQNDSGHWSEMLLSLQGYVVLPLLPISFPVIWICLYLYGAARIELLFTALKENEEKADDVGLRQVLSCFWQHLRGETSSLPRTANLLEILGSVTVWCCVDKEGILSLPNPCAQKVFFLKSRKQKLKEELGGKKKERKESEGTWTSDASKVSSSQDGQESSEDEEEDTEVDDDDEVCIDSAGENWKNYLKGHKEVLSLSSDPESQFGIRFDDMRWQNHINSLKPLGLNILLNSCCKSPVQSLRFADHTGLLSLSYNPLALPCYRRCLCLLGKEMGFMERALQLFTKQQYIFAVQSPVNSTFRYSFHSHSFLSISKEKPIPNMVCLVAKEERTGALQLLTQGSADVVLDACSDYWDGTCICPITAFERKRVLEFYQRHSTSASCVAFAYRPVTEIPEENHGDVYLELPSTKEWRPSEADDIESSSEFSEEETEDKINVTNIFNLQNLIELPTDVAVTSLLDKVDVVENVEGYQRILGGQIFIGMVALQFQAKKDVLPLVEDLNNAGIRFVYFSSENELRSRAFAERMGLETGWNCHISLREGGGQLFDDRGSSATISEKNAESLFDTQDDINGATEHDGEERHVGWWGVENDGSPEKESIKPEGTESDSLLENQSEGGALLGSSQISAPEDYWFFTNRAKLPRGIPNIRPHLDGVDNVPLLVPLFTDCSPSAVQEMISIMQDYGEVVCCVGSSFNCANAAIFLQADIGIAVEPLFPQLCLKGLPKDFRSGTPQLGNTRNKLRRQFSDEHSHEDDNELSPLELSAFLNALPCSLAFHRDTSFQFKDLIKEARRICFGLRNCFSFMLSCQLVLSLVMLLSSCVLLPPPLTGLHVVFLSCLTVPLLSLSLIGSPADRDLMTMMTGKNDRSFKDLRHTMCFYFSVCFFPSVCVCCLVLFPLNLYGMCRIIHKQSRGCHVLLGFRNSTEYWNGFGQSHMRALSLAQDVNAFFLVLIFVAMSSSYVHRLHLLWRMSPFVNKSWICAIVVSLVLQLVYFSLSRVGWSHRSQTVNGITDVPFPSLIIVPVWPLVALGVAELFKRRYIKERIRYQRRAKLKFGTKLGMNSPF; encoded by the exons ATGtcaaaacaagagagaaagTTGGGCAACGCTAAAGATACGGTGAGGATTTCAGAGATACGACAGTCGTGGAGTTGGAGGAGACGAGAGGGGCTG ATGGAAAGTGAGGGTGAAATAATTGATATGGACACTCTTGAGGTTCGTTGTGATAGTGAGGAG aCAGATGACAACAATGAAGCAATGGGCCTAAGCTCTCAGGAAGCACTGAAACGACTCTTGAATGCTCTCAGTGACGAATTAGCCATCTTTAAAGAAGTGAACCATTGCACATGGAGGCAAGATTTGTGGAACACTCTGGGTCAAAATCGTCATTTGCCAATGAGCTTCATCAGTCTCACTTTTCTTATTCTTGAGTTTTTGGTTCTTGTGTTATCATATGGACTAGCCGGACCAGAAAGAAG CTCCAGTCTTCCGTTAGTGGAAGGAATCATTGTACTGATGCTTACAGCTGTGAACCTGGCCTTGTGTGTTAGAGAGGAGAGACTGAGAAGGACAGAAATGGTCAGAAGTGTCAAGGATCAACTGAGCAATCAGGATG TCTGTTGGAGTTGGATGCCATCTGATTATGTTGATCCCTGTACCCCTCCCTGCCCATCCATCTCATTGGTTCATGCCTTCAGAGACAAGGAACTGGTTTCTGTGCCATGCAATCTTCTTGTGCGTGGAGATGTGGTGGTACTTGGCCCAGGACATTCTGCACCAGCTCAAGTTCAACAG TTGTTTATGGAACCACCAAACAGTGGATCTTTACTGGTCCTTGAACAAGGAGAAGTATTTTATCCCTCAGTCCCCCAAAACACATCTA CAGATACAGGAACCAAAGCAACAGGCACAGACGCATCTCGTCCTCACCCTCGAGAAAAGTTCCTTGTCATGGAGACACCTTTTCAACTTAGTCTTAg aaaaattttaaatgactCTCTGAAGAGGCCTGTAAGCATACcagggaatgaaatgaattacATTATCAATCATTTAATAGAGAAGGGACTTCTACCTGTAATTTTG GTGCTTTCCTTGACAGTAAATATTCTTAGATTGGTTCTTTTACAAAATGATTCAGGGCATTGGAGTGAGATGCTTCTCTCATTacag ggGTATGTGGTTTTACCCCTTCTTCCGATTTCATTTCCAGTCATTTGGATTTGTCTATACCTATATGGAGCAGCAAGAATTGAACTTTTATTTActgctttaaaagaaaatgaagaa AAAGCAGATGATGTAGGTTTACGACAAGTATTGTCTTGTTTTTGGCAACATTTACGAGGAGAAACATCAAGCCTTCCAAGAACAGCAAACCTTTTAGAAATTCTTGGAAGTGTCACA GTGTGGTGTTGCGTGGATAAAGAAGGCATCCTGTCGCTACCCAATCCTTGTGCCCAGAAAGTCTTTTTCCTGAAGAGTCGTAAACAAAAGCTGAAAGAAGAATTAggtggaaagaaaaaggagagaaaagaGAGCGAGGGGACATGGACAAGTGATGCTAGCAAGGTGTCGTCAAGTCAAGATGGACAAGAATCCTCTGAAGACGAAGAGGAGGATACAGAGgtggatgatgatgatgaagttTGTATTGATTCTGCTG gtgaaaattggaaaaattatttgaaggGTCACAAAGAGGTGCTTAGCTTGTCTTCAGATCCAGAG AGTCAATTTGGAATTAGATTTGATGATATGAGATGGCAGAATCATATTAACTCTCTCAAGCCTCTG GGGCTTAACATTCTCCTCAATTCCTGTTGCAAGTCTCCTGTGCAATCACTTCGGTTTGCGGATCACACTGGTCTTCTATCTCTGTCATACAACCCTTTGGCACTGCCATGCTATAGAAG ATGCTTGTGCCTCCTTGGCAAAGAGATGGGCTTTATGGAACGTGCTCTTCAACTGTTTACAAAACAGCAGTATATCTTTGCTGTACAGTCACCAGTG AACTCTACTTTCAGATACTCTTTTCATTCTCATTCGTTCTTATCCATATCAAAAGAGAAACCCATCCCAAACATGGTCTGTCTTGTCGCAAAGGAAGAACGAACAG GTGCTCTTCAGCTTCTCACACAAGGATCTGCAGATGTTGTCCTTGATGCCTGTAGTGATTACTGGGATGGCACATGTATTTGCCCAATAACTGCTTTTGAGAG GAAAAGGGTGCTTGAATTTTATCAAAGGCATAGTACATCAGCAAGTTGTGTGGCATTTGCTTATCGTCCAGTTACTGAG ATACCAGAAGAAAACCACGGAGATGTCTATTTGGAATTACCCTCAACTAAAGAATGGAGACCTAGTGAGGCTGATGACATAGAAAG TTCGTCTGAATTTTCAGAAGAGGAAACAGAAGACAAAATCAATGTGACCAACATCTTT AATTTACAGAACCTGATTGAACTCCCGACAGATGTTGCAGTAACTTCCCTTTTAGACAAGGTGGATGTTGTGGAAAATGTAGAAGGCTATCAGAG AATACTTGGAGGACAAATTTTCATTGGGATGGTGGCATTGCAGTTTCAGGCTAAAAAG GATGTTCTTCCCCTTGTTGAGGACCTAAATAATGCAGGGATTCGCTTTGTGTATTTTTCATCAGAAAATGAATTGAGAAGTAGA GCTTTTGCAGAGAGAATGGGTTTAGAGACAGGCTGGAACTGTCATATCTCATTAAGAGAAGGTGGTGGTCAGTTATTTGACGATCGTGGTAGCAGTGCTACAATATCAGAGAAGAATGCAGAGAGTTTGTTTGACACTCAGGACGATATAAATGGGGCAACTGAGCATGATGGAGAAGAAAGGCATGTGGGCTGGTGGGGTGTGGAAAATGATGGGTCACCTGAGAAAG AATCGATTAAACCTGAAGGCACCGAATCAGACTCTCTGCTGGAAAACCAAAGTGAAGGAGGAGCTTTACTGGGCAGTAGTCAGATTTCAGCCCCTGAGGACTATTGGTTCTTCACCAACCGG GCCAAACTTCCCAGGGGTATACCGAACATCAGGCCACACCTTGATGGTGTTGATAATGTTCCTCTTCTTGTTCCTTTATTCACAGACTGTTCACCATCCG CTGTTCAAGAGATGATTTCAATAATGCAAGACTATGGCGAGGTTGTCTGTTGTGTGGGCAGTTCATTCAATTGTGCTAATGCTGCAATATTCTTACAAGCTGACATTGG CATCGCAGTGGAACCCCTCTTTCCTCAGCTGTGTTTAAAGGGTCTACCAAAAGACTTCCGTTCGGGAACACCTCAACTCGGTAATACCAGGAATAAGCTACGTCGGCAGTTCAGTGACGAACATTCTCATGAAGACGATAATG AGCTCTCCCCCTTAGAGTTAAGTGCCTTTCTGAATGCACTGCCTTGTTCACTGGCTTTCCATAGAGACACAAGCTTCCAGTTTAAAGATTTAATAAAGGAG GCTCGTCGAATCTGCTTTGGACTCAGAAACTGCTTTTCCTTCATGCTATCTTGCCAGTTAGTGCTGTCCTTAGTCATGCTCCTGTCATCATGCGTTCTCCTCCCCCCTCCCCTCACAGGCCTTCACGTTGTCTTTCTGTCGTGCCTTACAGTACCCTTGCTAAGTCTCTCTTTGATTGGCTCTCCAGCCGACCGGGATCTTATGACAATGATGACGGGGAAAAATGACAGAAGCTTCAAG gaCCTGAGACATACGATGTGCTTCTACTTCAGtgtatgtttttttccatctGTCTGTGTGTGCTGCCTGGTCCTTTTTCCTCTTAATCTTTATGGAATGTGTCGCATTATTCACAAGCAATCAAGAGGCTGTCATGTCTTGTTAGGTTTCAG gaACAGCACTGAATACTGGAATGGCTTTGGACAGAGCCACATGCGAGCATTATCCTTGGCACAGGACGtgaatgcattttttcttgttctcaTTTTTG ttgcaaTGTCATCAAGTTATGTTCATCGTCTTCATTTGTTATGGAGAATGTCACCCTTTGTAAATAAGTCATGGATCTGTGCGATTGTGGTCAG CTTAGTTCTTCAGTTGGtatatttttccttgtcacGCGTTGGTTGGAGTCATCGCAGCCAAACTGTAAACGGTATTACTGATGTACCGTTCCCTTCCCTGATTATCGTCCCCGTATGGCCCCTCGTAGCACTTGGAGTTGCTGAGCTCTTCAAAAGACGCTACATCAA GGAAAGGATAAGATATCAAAGAAGAGCCAAGTTAAAGTTTGGTACAAAATTAGGGATGAATTCTCCATTCTAG